Within the Nitrospiraceae bacterium genome, the region ACAACGGAAAAATTGACCAACGAGACTATCGGAGGTTTGCGGAGGCTCTTCAATTTTTTGCTCCTAGTTCTTCCTCCACCCAATAGTATTTCCGAATAATTTCTCACAGATTTGAACGCATCATTCTATTCCCTGGGGATGATTTGCCGGTTCGAGTTTTGCCGGGTTTCGGCCCGGCAGCCGAGCTACTTTTGGTCGGGCAAAAGTAGCCCAAACCCGTGACGCCCTCCCTGGCAAAATCGGAGAGGGCGGACGCGAACTTGGGGAGGGCAGCCCAACTCGCTGCGCTCGAACAGGGGCTGCCGGTGTATGAGAGCGTCCGCCCAAGGGCCAGGGAGCAGGCGTCGGAGGAGGAAAAGCGGCGAGTCGTTAGGATTGTGAATATTTTCGATAGATAATTTTCATGAAGACTGGCTGGTTGTGCTGCAGTGCTTTTCGCGGAGGGCGAGGGCTTCGGGAATCCATTCTTGAAATTGTTTGATGCGGGTCCCGTGGCTGGGGTGGGTGGACACGAATTCGGCTGGCTGTTTGCCTTTGCTGACCTTTCCCATGCGCTCCCAGAGTCTTGGCGCTTCCGTGGGATCGAAACAGGCCCGGGCGACAAACAGCAGACCCAGGTAATCGGCTTCCGACTCGTGGTCGCGGGAAAAGGGGAGGAGCACGCCATATTGAGCGCCGACTCCTAATGCCCCCATGACCATTCTCTGTGTGTCGTAATCCATATCGCCGACGGCCACCGTGGCCGCTATGGTCCCCATCTGGACTAATTTTTGATGCGCCATGCGCTCGGCACCATGCCGCGCGATGGCATGGGCGATTTCATGGCCCATGACGACGGCTAATCCACTCTGGTTTTCGGCCACCGGAATGAGCCCGGTATATACG harbors:
- a CDS encoding M48 family metallopeptidase translates to MSWKMRLIPLVLFAIYGLYFYVSNQETVPLTGRSQLVDMTHEQEMALGLQSYQEILSQSRVIPEGQVVDLVRTIGRRLATAAADVDPGFEWEFNVIDSQQANAFALPGGKTAVYTGLIPVAENQSGLAVVMGHEIAHAIARHGAERMAHQKLVQMGTIAATVAVGDMDYDTQRMVMGALGVGAQYGVLLPFSRDHESEADYLGLLFVARACFDPTEAPRLWERMGKVSKGKQPAEFVSTHPSHGTRIKQFQEWIPEALALREKHCSTTSQSS